One stretch of Bombus terrestris chromosome 5, iyBomTerr1.2, whole genome shotgun sequence DNA includes these proteins:
- the LOC100649839 gene encoding G-protein coupled receptor dmsr-1 encodes MSYPIHYENAWYRMNLNATLQRLRFLLHHINTMSRPNNYTNILLSMNITDEDIDYAKNFLGNLTNYKTSNDQISCYCDGTVRDLALEYKNYHGYAALIVCLFGTLANILNIVVLTRKDMVTAPINRILTGLATADMLVMLEYIPFAIYMYIVLPKRQIFPYGWAVFVLFHMHFTQLLHTISIAITLTLAVWRYIAIRFPQYNSWCTAARCKTALWSSFLAPFVACAPSYLVFGIRRQAVNENGTLEIAYTVDADYSQHKDFFYQLNFWVLGVVVKLLPCVILTVISCWLIKALYRAKGRKQALKSYNQCRNAGTMGNGSIPRRPSKSEKRADRTTKMLVAVLLLFLVTEIPQGILGLLSGVLGDCFFRNCYHNFGEVMDILALLNGAINFILYCSMSRQFRTTFGHLFKPRIMKKWQPATQQTDVQSTYV; translated from the exons ATGTCCTATCCTATACACTACGAAAACGCCTGGTACCGTATGAACCTGAACGCAACGTTACAACGTCTGAGGTTCCTGTTGCACCACATAAACACCATGAGTCGGCCGAATAACTATACAAACATCTTGCTTAGTATGAATATTACGGACGAAGATATCGATTACGCGAAAAACTTTCTCGGCAATCTAACCAACTATAAAACAAGCAATGACCAAATTAGTTGCTACTGTGACGGCACAGTTCGAGATCTGGCGCTCGAATATAAGAATTATCATGGCTACGCGGCGTTGATAGTGTGTCTGTTTGGTACCCTGGCCAACATATTAAATATCGTCGTCCTGACAAGGAAAGACATGGTAACGGCGCCCATAAATCGAATCCTTACTGGTCTAGCAACGGCCGATATGCTCGTAATGCTCGAGTACATTCCGTTCGCTATTTATATGTACATCGTGCTACCAAAGAGGCAGATATTTCCTTATGGTTGGGCGGTGTTCGTACTGTTCCACATGCACTTCACGCAATTGCTGCACACCATCAGCATCGCCATCACGCTCACGCTGGCCGTTTGGAGGTACATCGCTATTAG GTTTCCACAGTACAATTCCTGGTGTACAGCGGCTCGTTGCAAAACGGCTCTATGGAGCAGTTTTCTGGCGCCATTCGTTGCCTGTGCTCCGAGCTATCTCGTATTCGGA ATAAGAAGACAAGCGGTGAACGAAAATGGCACCCTGGAAATTGCATATACAGTCGACGCGGACTATTCGCAGCACAAGGACTTCTTCTATCAGTTAAATTTCTGGGTGCTAGGAGTGGTCGTGAAACTTTTACCCTGCGTCATACTTACCGTCATTAGCTGCTGGTTGATAAAAGCTCTTTACAG AGCAAAAGGGAGGAAGCAGGCCTTGAAGAGTTACAATCAATGCAGGAACGCTGGCACTATGGGCAATGGGTCAATACCAAGGAGGCCAAGCAAGTCTGAGAAAAGAGCAGACAGAACAACCAAGATGCTCGTTGCCGTGTTACTCTTATTCTTAGTCACAGAGATCCCTCAGGGTATTCTGGGTCTTTTGTCTGGCGTCCTGGGGGACTGTTTCTTTCGCAACTGCTATCATAATTTCGGCGAAGTGATGGACATCCTTGCCCTGCTAAATGGCGCTATTAATTTCATCCTCTATTGCTCTATGTCTAGACAATTCCGTACCACTTTTGGTCACCTGTTCAAGCCTAGGATCATGAAGAAATGGCAGCCCGCCACGCAGCAAACAGATGTACAGAGCACTTACGTATGA
- the LOC100646825 gene encoding Bardet-Biedl syndrome 4 protein isoform X3: MIRGKKGLILRREGKIQDSLSCFQAAYNVNSTNVNNVKQIAKSFLIMGSHKRAVDAYLEAEKILNIPDWEIYFNLGECYTKMNQLYEAKKHLKRSTELTKNELPYIALAKMYLLEDHVTEAQNAYMAALSGNPESIEAATELGLLYLKIGDVQRAFQQFGTAVAHSPNCTRAILPIAFIIQNHQEYDVALSKYKLAAQSIPESYALWNNVGMCFYGKQKFVAAISCLKRAHYLNSMAFLPAYNLGMVFLTTGQPASAAIYLCAAVSADPKNPMPYLLLGLALKRLEDLEGAEKVLQKAHALSPQDPLVLINYAIILEAQGKGNIAAEFLTALNDITAVIDVDVQITQTAKKLSTKIQQGTASSKQEEELRMLNSDEV, translated from the exons ATGATAAGGGGAAAAAAG GGCTTAATACTGAGGCGAGAAGGAAAAATTCAAGACTCGTTAAGTTGCTTTCAAGCCGCCTATAACGTGAATTCAACGAACGTTAATAACGTGAAGCAGATAGCCAAGTCGTT TTTAATAATGGGCAGTCACAAACGTGCAGTAGATGCATACTTAGAAGctgagaaaatattaaatataccagactgggaaatttattttaacctAG GCGAATGTTATACGAAGATGAATCAACTGTATGAAGCGAAAAAGCATTTAAAAAGATCGACCGAGTTGACGAAAAATGAATTGCCATACATTGCTCTCGCGAAAATGTATCTGCTCGAAGATCATGTTACAGAGGCACAGAATGCTTATATGGCTGCTCTTag TGGAAATCCCGAAAGCATAGAAGCCGCAACTGAATTAGGACTCCTTTACCTTAAAATTGGCGATGTTCAACGAGCATTCCAACAATTTGGCACTGCAGTCGCTCATTCTCCAAATTGTACGAGAGCAATTCTACCGATAGCCTTTATAATTCAA AATCACCAAGAGTATGATGTTGCGCTGTCGAAGTACAAGTTGGCAGCGCAATCGATTCCAGAATCGTATGCTTTATGGAATAACGTCGGAATGTGTTTTTACGGCAAGCAGAAATTCGTTGCC GCAATTAGCTGCTTGAAGAGAGCTCACTACCTCAATTCTATGGCCTTTCTGCCCGCCTATAATTTGGGTATGGTTTTTCTGACCACTGGCCAACCAGCCTCAGCCGCAATTTATTTGTGTGCTGCAGTTAGCGCGGATCCTAAAAATCCAATGCCGTATCTCTTGCTTGGAC TTGCTCTAAAACGTCTGGAGGACCTGGAGGGTGCGGAGAAAGTGTTGCAGAAAGCTCATGCTCTTTCACCGCAAGATCCCCTGGTATTAATCAATTATGCGATAATATTGGAGGCACAGGGTAAGGGGAATATCGCGGCTGAATTTTTAACAGCTCTAAATGATATTACGGCTGTGATTGACGTGGACGTGCAG ATAACGCAGACTGCGAAGAAATTGTCAACGAAAATACAACAGGGGACAGCAAGCAGCAAACAAGAGGAGGAGCTAAGGATGCTAAATTCAGATGAAGTTTAA
- the LOC100646825 gene encoding Bardet-Biedl syndrome 4 protein isoform X2 produces MANNILSNGRIQQQATVSQRLRNDKGKKALEISAIESNNWLLHRHYTRHEYKTCKILIDQELTRSNGYNEYANYLKGLILRREGKIQDSLSCFQAAYNVNSTNVNNVKQIAKSFLIMGSHKRAVDAYLEAEKILNIPDWEIYFNLGECYTKMNQLYEAKKHLKRSTELTKNELPYIALAKMYLLEDHVTEAQNAYMAALSGNPESIEAATELGLLYLKIGDVQRAFQQFGTAVAHSPNCTRAILPIAFIIQAISCLKRAHYLNSMAFLPAYNLGMVFLTTGQPASAAIYLCAAVSADPKNPMPYLLLGLALKRLEDLEGAEKVLQKAHALSPQDPLVLINYAIILEAQGKGNIAAEFLTALNDITAVIDVDVQITQTAKKLSTKIQQGTASSKQEEELRMLNSDEV; encoded by the exons ATGGCTAATAATATTCTTAGTAATGGTCGTATTCAGCAACAAGCGACTGTCTCACAACGATTAAGAAATGATAAGGGGAAAAAAG CGCTAGAAATATCAGCGATAGAGAGTAACAATTGGTTGTTGCATCGACATTATACGCGACACGAGTATAAAACTTGTAAAATATTGATCGATCAGGAACTGACAAGATCAAACGGGTATAATGAGTACGCGAATTATTTGAAA GGCTTAATACTGAGGCGAGAAGGAAAAATTCAAGACTCGTTAAGTTGCTTTCAAGCCGCCTATAACGTGAATTCAACGAACGTTAATAACGTGAAGCAGATAGCCAAGTCGTT TTTAATAATGGGCAGTCACAAACGTGCAGTAGATGCATACTTAGAAGctgagaaaatattaaatataccagactgggaaatttattttaacctAG GCGAATGTTATACGAAGATGAATCAACTGTATGAAGCGAAAAAGCATTTAAAAAGATCGACCGAGTTGACGAAAAATGAATTGCCATACATTGCTCTCGCGAAAATGTATCTGCTCGAAGATCATGTTACAGAGGCACAGAATGCTTATATGGCTGCTCTTag TGGAAATCCCGAAAGCATAGAAGCCGCAACTGAATTAGGACTCCTTTACCTTAAAATTGGCGATGTTCAACGAGCATTCCAACAATTTGGCACTGCAGTCGCTCATTCTCCAAATTGTACGAGAGCAATTCTACCGATAGCCTTTATAATTCAA GCAATTAGCTGCTTGAAGAGAGCTCACTACCTCAATTCTATGGCCTTTCTGCCCGCCTATAATTTGGGTATGGTTTTTCTGACCACTGGCCAACCAGCCTCAGCCGCAATTTATTTGTGTGCTGCAGTTAGCGCGGATCCTAAAAATCCAATGCCGTATCTCTTGCTTGGAC TTGCTCTAAAACGTCTGGAGGACCTGGAGGGTGCGGAGAAAGTGTTGCAGAAAGCTCATGCTCTTTCACCGCAAGATCCCCTGGTATTAATCAATTATGCGATAATATTGGAGGCACAGGGTAAGGGGAATATCGCGGCTGAATTTTTAACAGCTCTAAATGATATTACGGCTGTGATTGACGTGGACGTGCAG ATAACGCAGACTGCGAAGAAATTGTCAACGAAAATACAACAGGGGACAGCAAGCAGCAAACAAGAGGAGGAGCTAAGGATGCTAAATTCAGATGAAGTTTAA
- the LOC100646825 gene encoding Bardet-Biedl syndrome 4 protein isoform X1 — MANNILSNGRIQQQATVSQRLRNDKGKKALEISAIESNNWLLHRHYTRHEYKTCKILIDQELTRSNGYNEYANYLKGLILRREGKIQDSLSCFQAAYNVNSTNVNNVKQIAKSFLIMGSHKRAVDAYLEAEKILNIPDWEIYFNLGECYTKMNQLYEAKKHLKRSTELTKNELPYIALAKMYLLEDHVTEAQNAYMAALSGNPESIEAATELGLLYLKIGDVQRAFQQFGTAVAHSPNCTRAILPIAFIIQNHQEYDVALSKYKLAAQSIPESYALWNNVGMCFYGKQKFVAAISCLKRAHYLNSMAFLPAYNLGMVFLTTGQPASAAIYLCAAVSADPKNPMPYLLLGLALKRLEDLEGAEKVLQKAHALSPQDPLVLINYAIILEAQGKGNIAAEFLTALNDITAVIDVDVQITQTAKKLSTKIQQGTASSKQEEELRMLNSDEV, encoded by the exons ATGGCTAATAATATTCTTAGTAATGGTCGTATTCAGCAACAAGCGACTGTCTCACAACGATTAAGAAATGATAAGGGGAAAAAAG CGCTAGAAATATCAGCGATAGAGAGTAACAATTGGTTGTTGCATCGACATTATACGCGACACGAGTATAAAACTTGTAAAATATTGATCGATCAGGAACTGACAAGATCAAACGGGTATAATGAGTACGCGAATTATTTGAAA GGCTTAATACTGAGGCGAGAAGGAAAAATTCAAGACTCGTTAAGTTGCTTTCAAGCCGCCTATAACGTGAATTCAACGAACGTTAATAACGTGAAGCAGATAGCCAAGTCGTT TTTAATAATGGGCAGTCACAAACGTGCAGTAGATGCATACTTAGAAGctgagaaaatattaaatataccagactgggaaatttattttaacctAG GCGAATGTTATACGAAGATGAATCAACTGTATGAAGCGAAAAAGCATTTAAAAAGATCGACCGAGTTGACGAAAAATGAATTGCCATACATTGCTCTCGCGAAAATGTATCTGCTCGAAGATCATGTTACAGAGGCACAGAATGCTTATATGGCTGCTCTTag TGGAAATCCCGAAAGCATAGAAGCCGCAACTGAATTAGGACTCCTTTACCTTAAAATTGGCGATGTTCAACGAGCATTCCAACAATTTGGCACTGCAGTCGCTCATTCTCCAAATTGTACGAGAGCAATTCTACCGATAGCCTTTATAATTCAA AATCACCAAGAGTATGATGTTGCGCTGTCGAAGTACAAGTTGGCAGCGCAATCGATTCCAGAATCGTATGCTTTATGGAATAACGTCGGAATGTGTTTTTACGGCAAGCAGAAATTCGTTGCC GCAATTAGCTGCTTGAAGAGAGCTCACTACCTCAATTCTATGGCCTTTCTGCCCGCCTATAATTTGGGTATGGTTTTTCTGACCACTGGCCAACCAGCCTCAGCCGCAATTTATTTGTGTGCTGCAGTTAGCGCGGATCCTAAAAATCCAATGCCGTATCTCTTGCTTGGAC TTGCTCTAAAACGTCTGGAGGACCTGGAGGGTGCGGAGAAAGTGTTGCAGAAAGCTCATGCTCTTTCACCGCAAGATCCCCTGGTATTAATCAATTATGCGATAATATTGGAGGCACAGGGTAAGGGGAATATCGCGGCTGAATTTTTAACAGCTCTAAATGATATTACGGCTGTGATTGACGTGGACGTGCAG ATAACGCAGACTGCGAAGAAATTGTCAACGAAAATACAACAGGGGACAGCAAGCAGCAAACAAGAGGAGGAGCTAAGGATGCTAAATTCAGATGAAGTTTAA
- the LOC100646825 gene encoding Bardet-Biedl syndrome 4 protein isoform X4, which yields MGLILRREGKIQDSLSCFQAAYNVNSTNVNNVKQIAKSFLIMGSHKRAVDAYLEAEKILNIPDWEIYFNLGECYTKMNQLYEAKKHLKRSTELTKNELPYIALAKMYLLEDHVTEAQNAYMAALSGNPESIEAATELGLLYLKIGDVQRAFQQFGTAVAHSPNCTRAILPIAFIIQNHQEYDVALSKYKLAAQSIPESYALWNNVGMCFYGKQKFVAAISCLKRAHYLNSMAFLPAYNLGMVFLTTGQPASAAIYLCAAVSADPKNPMPYLLLGLALKRLEDLEGAEKVLQKAHALSPQDPLVLINYAIILEAQGKGNIAAEFLTALNDITAVIDVDVQITQTAKKLSTKIQQGTASSKQEEELRMLNSDEV from the exons GGCTTAATACTGAGGCGAGAAGGAAAAATTCAAGACTCGTTAAGTTGCTTTCAAGCCGCCTATAACGTGAATTCAACGAACGTTAATAACGTGAAGCAGATAGCCAAGTCGTT TTTAATAATGGGCAGTCACAAACGTGCAGTAGATGCATACTTAGAAGctgagaaaatattaaatataccagactgggaaatttattttaacctAG GCGAATGTTATACGAAGATGAATCAACTGTATGAAGCGAAAAAGCATTTAAAAAGATCGACCGAGTTGACGAAAAATGAATTGCCATACATTGCTCTCGCGAAAATGTATCTGCTCGAAGATCATGTTACAGAGGCACAGAATGCTTATATGGCTGCTCTTag TGGAAATCCCGAAAGCATAGAAGCCGCAACTGAATTAGGACTCCTTTACCTTAAAATTGGCGATGTTCAACGAGCATTCCAACAATTTGGCACTGCAGTCGCTCATTCTCCAAATTGTACGAGAGCAATTCTACCGATAGCCTTTATAATTCAA AATCACCAAGAGTATGATGTTGCGCTGTCGAAGTACAAGTTGGCAGCGCAATCGATTCCAGAATCGTATGCTTTATGGAATAACGTCGGAATGTGTTTTTACGGCAAGCAGAAATTCGTTGCC GCAATTAGCTGCTTGAAGAGAGCTCACTACCTCAATTCTATGGCCTTTCTGCCCGCCTATAATTTGGGTATGGTTTTTCTGACCACTGGCCAACCAGCCTCAGCCGCAATTTATTTGTGTGCTGCAGTTAGCGCGGATCCTAAAAATCCAATGCCGTATCTCTTGCTTGGAC TTGCTCTAAAACGTCTGGAGGACCTGGAGGGTGCGGAGAAAGTGTTGCAGAAAGCTCATGCTCTTTCACCGCAAGATCCCCTGGTATTAATCAATTATGCGATAATATTGGAGGCACAGGGTAAGGGGAATATCGCGGCTGAATTTTTAACAGCTCTAAATGATATTACGGCTGTGATTGACGTGGACGTGCAG ATAACGCAGACTGCGAAGAAATTGTCAACGAAAATACAACAGGGGACAGCAAGCAGCAAACAAGAGGAGGAGCTAAGGATGCTAAATTCAGATGAAGTTTAA